One Aegilops tauschii subsp. strangulata cultivar AL8/78 chromosome 7, Aet v6.0, whole genome shotgun sequence genomic window carries:
- the LOC141027588 gene encoding uncharacterized protein, producing the protein MHKGKEQKHGGSVYGRAFIRRESVDAHKRLMHNYFGSPPIFLEIYFRHRFRMSKDLFIHICNSVKQHDRSFEQRRNCTWLLEHSTKEKVTAALRMMAYGVPADYIDDTLVMAESTSIFYVKQFAKTMVEVFGAEYSRAPNAQDTQRLLEMNKARGFPGRAFFPSIFAGEPVDSPPLPATPTVSGDEGILGASA; encoded by the exons ATGCATAAGGGGAAGGAGCAGAAGCACGGTGGTTCTGTGTATGGCCGTGCGTTTATTCGGAGAGAATCGGTTGATGCGCACAAGCGGTTGATGCACAACTATTTCGGTTCACCACCTATTTTTCTGGAGATTTACTTCCGACACCGGTTCAGAATGTCCAAAGACTTGTTCATCCACATTTGCAATTCCGTGAAGCAGCATGACCGATCCTTCGAGCAGAGGAGGAATTGTACATGGTTGCTTGAACATAGCACCAAAGAGAAGGTCACTGCCGCATTGCGCATGATGGCCTACGGTGTTCCGGCAGATTACATTGATGACACCTTGGTGATGGCAGAGAGCACTTCTATTTTCTATGTCAAACAATTTGCAAAGACTATGGTAGAAGTGTTCGGTGCAGAGTACTCGAGAGCTCCCAATGCTCAGGACACTCAGAGGCTGTTGGAGATGAACAAAGCTCGTGGGTTTCCAG GGAGAGCCTTCTTCCCTTCGATCTTCGCCGGTGAGCCCGTGGATTCACCTCCTCTGCCTGCAACTCCGACGGTCAGTGGCGACGAGGGTATTCTTGGTGCCTCGGCTTAG
- the LOC109766616 gene encoding disease resistance protein Pik-2 isoform X2 encodes MVGLGVGVGTGALGSVIGKLATLLGDEYTMLKRVRKDIAFLERELRRMQILVDTLADMEELDELAKDWKGTMRDLSYDMEECIDRFMLRLGNGDAKPRFRKKTVRQLKTLFERHGIGTQIKELKARVEEENQRRQRLNLDKYIVSPTRAVAIDPRLAAFHGVTKGLVAIDGRRDQVISWLTEESEEPKVVAIVGGGGLGKTTLAMETYRKIGGNYQCRASVSVSRTPDLEKLLKDVLSQIDEAAFSKCQAERWEKDQLVRQIRRILTGKRYFLVIDDVWKVQDWEFIKAAFPDNYNGSRIIATTRIANVAKSCCSNSCGRLYQMLPLNDGDSRILFFKRIFDSESSFPPQLEKVSARILKKCGGLPLAIITIASLLANKPQNADEWERLQDSIGAGLSYESDDGGKGMAHILLLSYWDLPHHLKTCLLYLCIYPEDAEISCEELKWKWIAEGFITSKQGNLYQEAESCFNELVNRSMIQIVDVDSFEEKYCQVHDMVRDLIISRSTEENFATVLNGVCNSLPTKMRRLSLQSSGLEQKGAIQAIIRSKLHVRSFNVFEETKDIPPLVDFLSLRVFDIYRDYSSWENKHIRNIGSFYQLRYLRMSGLGITELPADIGKLQNLETLDLRGSRIRRLPSTIAQLQKLVRLLIDNDDFVFSADMFGNMRALEEVSDIYKVDNPEIFLEEFGHLTKLRKISMSRLWGWWRVNFGNVKCYREALGSSLNKLGKYSLQYLHTNGDMGNIIFRDPCCTFPHLQDLKLVHDMERIPKGMASLTNTVKLEIAVTQFDEEGLHILMGMPSLAYLQLTVGFRGTMSPMTVSSNGFKLLEVFHFHCNISYGEVGIEFAAGAMTALRRLHLSWRARLVRLRSSDDVGMGIQHLSSLMQLQVETWCVGATLEEVEALEGPVEKAVTLHPNRQTLQLHLHRKDEHLMFKDEEERKRGRPAGFFIPLAMLEENALEQEDQVI; translated from the exons ATGGTGGGCTTGGGCGTGGGCGTCGGGACAGGGGCGTTGGGCTCCGTCATCGGCAAGCTCGCCACCTTGCTCGGCGACGAGTACACGATGCTCAAGAGGGTACGCAAGGACATTGCCTTCCTCGAGCGTGAGCTCCGCAGGATGCAGATCCTGGTGGACACACTAGCGGACATGGAAGAGCTCGACGAGCTGGCCAAGGACTGGAAGGGCACCATGCGCGACCTCAGTTACGACATGGAGGAGTGCATCGACCGCTTCATGCTCCGTCTCGGGAACGGCGACGCCAAGCCCAGGTTCAGGAAGAAGACAGTGCGCCAGCTCAAGACGCTCTTTGAGCGCCATGGAATCGGCACCCAGATCAAGGAGCTCAAGGCCCGCGTCGAGGAGGAGAACCAACGGCGGCAGAGGCTAAACCTCGACAAGTATATTGTAAGTCCAACAAGGGCTGTGGCAATAGATCCCCGGTTAGCTGCGTTCCACGGAGTCACCAAGGGCTTGGTGGCCATAGACGGCCGCAGGGACCAGGTTATCTCTTGGTTGACAGAGGAGAGCGAGGAGCCCAAGGTGGTGGCTATTGTTGGAGGTGGAGGGCTAGGAAAGACCACCCTAGCCATGGAGACCTATCGCAAGATTGGAGGAAACTACCAGTGTCGAGCTTCGGTGTCGGTGTCACGCACTCCTGATCTCGAGAAGCTCTTGAAAGATGTCTTGTCTCAAATCGATGAAGCTGCATTTAGTAAGTGCCAGGCGGAGAGGTGGGAGAAAGACCAACTAGTCCGTCAGATCCGGCGGATCTTGACAGGAAAGAG GTACTTCCTTGTTATTGATGATGTATGGAAAGTACAAGACTGGGAATTTATCAAAGCAGCTTTTCCTGATAATTATAATGGTAGCAGAATAATTGCTACTACACGCATTGCCAATGTAGCCAAGTCATGTTGTTCTAACTCATGTGGTCGGCTCTATCAAATGCTACCTTTGAATGATGGTGATTCCCGAATATTGTTCTTTAAGAGAATTTTTGACTCAGAAAGCTCCTTCCCTCCTCAACTAGAAAAGGTTTCAGCTAGGATCTTAAAAAAATGTGGTGGTCTGCCATTGGCTATAATTACCATTGCGAGTTTGCTAGCCAATAAACCTCAAAACGCAGATGAATGGGAGAGACTCCAAGATTCCATTGGTGCAGGTCTTTCATATGAGAGTGATGATGGTGGAAAGGGTATGGCACATATATTGTTACTTAGTTATTGGGATCTCCCACACCACTTGAAGACTTGTTTGTTGTACTTATGTATATATCCAGAGGACGCGGAAATCTCGTGTGAAGAACTGAAATGGAAATGGATAGCCGAAGGGTTTATTACTTCAAAACAGGGAAATTTGTATCAAGAAGCAGAGAGTTGTTTTAATGAACTTGTCAACAGAAGCATGATCCAGATAGTTGATGTTGACAGTTTTGAAGAGAAATATTGTCAGGTTCATGATATGGTGCGTGACCTTATAATTTCTCGGTCAACTGAAGAGAATTTTGCCACTGTTTTGAATGGTGTGTGCAATTCATTGCCAACCAAGATGCGTCGACTCTCCCTGCAATCTAGTGGGCTTGAACAGAAAGGGGCAATCCAAGCCATCATAAGAAGTAAGTTACATGTTCGCTCATTTAATGTGTTTGAAGAAACAAAGGATATACCACCACTTGTGGACTTCCTATCCTTGCGTGTGTTTGATATATACAGGGATTATTCATCGTGGGAAAACAAGCATATAAGAAATATAGGAAGTTTCTACCAACTGAGGTATTTGAGGATGAGCGGACTAGGAATCACAGAGCTTCCTGCAGATATTGGAAAGCTACAGAACTTAGAGACACTTGATTTGCGGGGAAGTCGTATTAGAAGACTGCCATCAACAATAGCCCAGCTACAGAAACTGGTACGCCTATTGATTGACAACGATGACTTTGTGTTTTCTGCTGATATGTTTGGGAACATGCGAGCCCTGGAGGAAGTGTCAGATATCTATAAAGTTGACAACCCTGAAATTTTTTTGGAAGAGTTTGGACATCTAACAAAATTGAGAAAGATTTCGATGAGTAGGTTATGGGGGTGGTGGCGTGTGAATTTTGGGAATGTTAAATGCTATCGAGAAGCACTGGGGTCGTCTCTAAACAAGTTGGGTAAATACAGCCTTCAGTATCTTCATACTAACGGAGATATGGGAAACATTATATTCAGGGATCCATGTTGCACCTTTCCACACCTCCAAGATCTTAAACTGGTGCATGACATGGAAAGGATTCCCAAGGGAATGGCCTCCCTAACCAATACCGTGAAATTGGAGATAGCAGTCACACAATTTGATGAAGAAGGTCTCCACATTCTCATGGGTATGCCTTCTCTGGCCTATCTCCAGCTAACGGTAGGGTTTCGTGGCACCATGAGTCCCATGACTGTTAGTAGTAACGGATTCAAGCTCCTAGAGGTGTTCCACTTCCACTGTAACATATCATACGGAGAAGTGGGGATAGAATTTGCAGCAGGTGCTATGACAGCACTCCGGCGGCTCCATCTTTCCTGGCGCGCAAGGCTAGTTAGGTTGAGGTCTAGTGATGATGTTGGCATGGGCATCCAGCATCTTTCAAGCCTTATGCAACTCCAGGTCGAAACTTGGTGTGTTGGTGCAACTCTAGAGGAGGTGGAGGCCCTAGAGGGTCCCGTTGAAAAAGCAGTCACCTTGCATCCCAACCGTCAGACTCTTCAACTCCATCTCCATAGAAAAGATGAACATCTTATGTTCAAGGACGAGGAGGAAAGGAAGAGGGGAAGGCCCGCTGGTTTCTTCATTCCTTTGGCCATGTTGGAGGAGAATGCGCTAGAG CAAGAAGATCAAGTGATCTGA
- the LOC109766616 gene encoding disease resistance protein Pik-2 isoform X1 — MVGLGVGVGTGALGSVIGKLATLLGDEYTMLKRVRKDIAFLERELRRMQILVDTLADMEELDELAKDWKGTMRDLSYDMEECIDRFMLRLGNGDAKPRFRKKTVRQLKTLFERHGIGTQIKELKARVEEENQRRQRLNLDKYIVSPTRAVAIDPRLAAFHGVTKGLVAIDGRRDQVISWLTEESEEPKVVAIVGGGGLGKTTLAMETYRKIGGNYQCRASVSVSRTPDLEKLLKDVLSQIDEAAFSKCQAERWEKDQLVRQIRRILTGKRYFLVIDDVWKVQDWEFIKAAFPDNYNGSRIIATTRIANVAKSCCSNSCGRLYQMLPLNDGDSRILFFKRIFDSESSFPPQLEKVSARILKKCGGLPLAIITIASLLANKPQNADEWERLQDSIGAGLSYESDDGGKGMAHILLLSYWDLPHHLKTCLLYLCIYPEDAEISCEELKWKWIAEGFITSKQGNLYQEAESCFNELVNRSMIQIVDVDSFEEKYCQVHDMVRDLIISRSTEENFATVLNGVCNSLPTKMRRLSLQSSGLEQKGAIQAIIRSKLHVRSFNVFEETKDIPPLVDFLSLRVFDIYRDYSSWENKHIRNIGSFYQLRYLRMSGLGITELPADIGKLQNLETLDLRGSRIRRLPSTIAQLQKLVRLLIDNDDFVFSADMFGNMRALEEVSDIYKVDNPEIFLEEFGHLTKLRKISMSRLWGWWRVNFGNVKCYREALGSSLNKLGKYSLQYLHTNGDMGNIIFRDPCCTFPHLQDLKLVHDMERIPKGMASLTNTVKLEIAVTQFDEEGLHILMGMPSLAYLQLTVGFRGTMSPMTVSSNGFKLLEVFHFHCNISYGEVGIEFAAGAMTALRRLHLSWRARLVRLRSSDDVGMGIQHLSSLMQLQVETWCVGATLEEVEALEGPVEKAVTLHPNRQTLQLHLHRKDEHLMFKDEEERKRGRPAGFFIPLAMLEENALELHVCFSDSVLCHLPRLYNLSPEY, encoded by the exons ATGGTGGGCTTGGGCGTGGGCGTCGGGACAGGGGCGTTGGGCTCCGTCATCGGCAAGCTCGCCACCTTGCTCGGCGACGAGTACACGATGCTCAAGAGGGTACGCAAGGACATTGCCTTCCTCGAGCGTGAGCTCCGCAGGATGCAGATCCTGGTGGACACACTAGCGGACATGGAAGAGCTCGACGAGCTGGCCAAGGACTGGAAGGGCACCATGCGCGACCTCAGTTACGACATGGAGGAGTGCATCGACCGCTTCATGCTCCGTCTCGGGAACGGCGACGCCAAGCCCAGGTTCAGGAAGAAGACAGTGCGCCAGCTCAAGACGCTCTTTGAGCGCCATGGAATCGGCACCCAGATCAAGGAGCTCAAGGCCCGCGTCGAGGAGGAGAACCAACGGCGGCAGAGGCTAAACCTCGACAAGTATATTGTAAGTCCAACAAGGGCTGTGGCAATAGATCCCCGGTTAGCTGCGTTCCACGGAGTCACCAAGGGCTTGGTGGCCATAGACGGCCGCAGGGACCAGGTTATCTCTTGGTTGACAGAGGAGAGCGAGGAGCCCAAGGTGGTGGCTATTGTTGGAGGTGGAGGGCTAGGAAAGACCACCCTAGCCATGGAGACCTATCGCAAGATTGGAGGAAACTACCAGTGTCGAGCTTCGGTGTCGGTGTCACGCACTCCTGATCTCGAGAAGCTCTTGAAAGATGTCTTGTCTCAAATCGATGAAGCTGCATTTAGTAAGTGCCAGGCGGAGAGGTGGGAGAAAGACCAACTAGTCCGTCAGATCCGGCGGATCTTGACAGGAAAGAG GTACTTCCTTGTTATTGATGATGTATGGAAAGTACAAGACTGGGAATTTATCAAAGCAGCTTTTCCTGATAATTATAATGGTAGCAGAATAATTGCTACTACACGCATTGCCAATGTAGCCAAGTCATGTTGTTCTAACTCATGTGGTCGGCTCTATCAAATGCTACCTTTGAATGATGGTGATTCCCGAATATTGTTCTTTAAGAGAATTTTTGACTCAGAAAGCTCCTTCCCTCCTCAACTAGAAAAGGTTTCAGCTAGGATCTTAAAAAAATGTGGTGGTCTGCCATTGGCTATAATTACCATTGCGAGTTTGCTAGCCAATAAACCTCAAAACGCAGATGAATGGGAGAGACTCCAAGATTCCATTGGTGCAGGTCTTTCATATGAGAGTGATGATGGTGGAAAGGGTATGGCACATATATTGTTACTTAGTTATTGGGATCTCCCACACCACTTGAAGACTTGTTTGTTGTACTTATGTATATATCCAGAGGACGCGGAAATCTCGTGTGAAGAACTGAAATGGAAATGGATAGCCGAAGGGTTTATTACTTCAAAACAGGGAAATTTGTATCAAGAAGCAGAGAGTTGTTTTAATGAACTTGTCAACAGAAGCATGATCCAGATAGTTGATGTTGACAGTTTTGAAGAGAAATATTGTCAGGTTCATGATATGGTGCGTGACCTTATAATTTCTCGGTCAACTGAAGAGAATTTTGCCACTGTTTTGAATGGTGTGTGCAATTCATTGCCAACCAAGATGCGTCGACTCTCCCTGCAATCTAGTGGGCTTGAACAGAAAGGGGCAATCCAAGCCATCATAAGAAGTAAGTTACATGTTCGCTCATTTAATGTGTTTGAAGAAACAAAGGATATACCACCACTTGTGGACTTCCTATCCTTGCGTGTGTTTGATATATACAGGGATTATTCATCGTGGGAAAACAAGCATATAAGAAATATAGGAAGTTTCTACCAACTGAGGTATTTGAGGATGAGCGGACTAGGAATCACAGAGCTTCCTGCAGATATTGGAAAGCTACAGAACTTAGAGACACTTGATTTGCGGGGAAGTCGTATTAGAAGACTGCCATCAACAATAGCCCAGCTACAGAAACTGGTACGCCTATTGATTGACAACGATGACTTTGTGTTTTCTGCTGATATGTTTGGGAACATGCGAGCCCTGGAGGAAGTGTCAGATATCTATAAAGTTGACAACCCTGAAATTTTTTTGGAAGAGTTTGGACATCTAACAAAATTGAGAAAGATTTCGATGAGTAGGTTATGGGGGTGGTGGCGTGTGAATTTTGGGAATGTTAAATGCTATCGAGAAGCACTGGGGTCGTCTCTAAACAAGTTGGGTAAATACAGCCTTCAGTATCTTCATACTAACGGAGATATGGGAAACATTATATTCAGGGATCCATGTTGCACCTTTCCACACCTCCAAGATCTTAAACTGGTGCATGACATGGAAAGGATTCCCAAGGGAATGGCCTCCCTAACCAATACCGTGAAATTGGAGATAGCAGTCACACAATTTGATGAAGAAGGTCTCCACATTCTCATGGGTATGCCTTCTCTGGCCTATCTCCAGCTAACGGTAGGGTTTCGTGGCACCATGAGTCCCATGACTGTTAGTAGTAACGGATTCAAGCTCCTAGAGGTGTTCCACTTCCACTGTAACATATCATACGGAGAAGTGGGGATAGAATTTGCAGCAGGTGCTATGACAGCACTCCGGCGGCTCCATCTTTCCTGGCGCGCAAGGCTAGTTAGGTTGAGGTCTAGTGATGATGTTGGCATGGGCATCCAGCATCTTTCAAGCCTTATGCAACTCCAGGTCGAAACTTGGTGTGTTGGTGCAACTCTAGAGGAGGTGGAGGCCCTAGAGGGTCCCGTTGAAAAAGCAGTCACCTTGCATCCCAACCGTCAGACTCTTCAACTCCATCTCCATAGAAAAGATGAACATCTTATGTTCAAGGACGAGGAGGAAAGGAAGAGGGGAAGGCCCGCTGGTTTCTTCATTCCTTTGGCCATGTTGGAGGAGAATGCGCTAGAG CTACACGTTTGTTTCTCCGACTCCGTGCTCTGCCATTTACCACGGCTCTACAACTTATCTCCAGAATACTGA
- the LOC109766616 gene encoding disease resistance protein Pik-2 isoform X3: MVGLGVGVGTGALGSVIGKLATLLGDEYTMLKRVRKDIAFLERELRRMQILVDTLADMEELDELAKDWKGTMRDLSYDMEECIDRFMLRLGNGDAKPRFRKKTVRQLKTLFERHGIGTQIKELKARVEEENQRRQRLNLDKYIVSPTRAVAIDPRLAAFHGVTKGLVAIDGRRDQVISWLTEESEEPKVVAIVGGGGLGKTTLAMETYRKIGGNYQCRASVSVSRTPDLEKLLKDVLSQIDEAAFSKCQAERWEKDQLVRQIRRILTGKRYFLVIDDVWKVQDWEFIKAAFPDNYNGSRIIATTRIANVAKSCCSNSCGRLYQMLPLNDGDSRILFFKRIFDSESSFPPQLEKVSARILKKCGGLPLAIITIASLLANKPQNADEWERLQDSIGAGLSYESDDGGKEDAEISCEELKWKWIAEGFITSKQGNLYQEAESCFNELVNRSMIQIVDVDSFEEKYCQVHDMVRDLIISRSTEENFATVLNGVCNSLPTKMRRLSLQSSGLEQKGAIQAIIRSKLHVRSFNVFEETKDIPPLVDFLSLRVFDIYRDYSSWENKHIRNIGSFYQLRYLRMSGLGITELPADIGKLQNLETLDLRGSRIRRLPSTIAQLQKLVRLLIDNDDFVFSADMFGNMRALEEVSDIYKVDNPEIFLEEFGHLTKLRKISMSRLWGWWRVNFGNVKCYREALGSSLNKLGKYSLQYLHTNGDMGNIIFRDPCCTFPHLQDLKLVHDMERIPKGMASLTNTVKLEIAVTQFDEEGLHILMGMPSLAYLQLTVGFRGTMSPMTVSSNGFKLLEVFHFHCNISYGEVGIEFAAGAMTALRRLHLSWRARLVRLRSSDDVGMGIQHLSSLMQLQVETWCVGATLEEVEALEGPVEKAVTLHPNRQTLQLHLHRKDEHLMFKDEEERKRGRPAGFFIPLAMLEENALEQEDQVI, encoded by the exons ATGGTGGGCTTGGGCGTGGGCGTCGGGACAGGGGCGTTGGGCTCCGTCATCGGCAAGCTCGCCACCTTGCTCGGCGACGAGTACACGATGCTCAAGAGGGTACGCAAGGACATTGCCTTCCTCGAGCGTGAGCTCCGCAGGATGCAGATCCTGGTGGACACACTAGCGGACATGGAAGAGCTCGACGAGCTGGCCAAGGACTGGAAGGGCACCATGCGCGACCTCAGTTACGACATGGAGGAGTGCATCGACCGCTTCATGCTCCGTCTCGGGAACGGCGACGCCAAGCCCAGGTTCAGGAAGAAGACAGTGCGCCAGCTCAAGACGCTCTTTGAGCGCCATGGAATCGGCACCCAGATCAAGGAGCTCAAGGCCCGCGTCGAGGAGGAGAACCAACGGCGGCAGAGGCTAAACCTCGACAAGTATATTGTAAGTCCAACAAGGGCTGTGGCAATAGATCCCCGGTTAGCTGCGTTCCACGGAGTCACCAAGGGCTTGGTGGCCATAGACGGCCGCAGGGACCAGGTTATCTCTTGGTTGACAGAGGAGAGCGAGGAGCCCAAGGTGGTGGCTATTGTTGGAGGTGGAGGGCTAGGAAAGACCACCCTAGCCATGGAGACCTATCGCAAGATTGGAGGAAACTACCAGTGTCGAGCTTCGGTGTCGGTGTCACGCACTCCTGATCTCGAGAAGCTCTTGAAAGATGTCTTGTCTCAAATCGATGAAGCTGCATTTAGTAAGTGCCAGGCGGAGAGGTGGGAGAAAGACCAACTAGTCCGTCAGATCCGGCGGATCTTGACAGGAAAGAG GTACTTCCTTGTTATTGATGATGTATGGAAAGTACAAGACTGGGAATTTATCAAAGCAGCTTTTCCTGATAATTATAATGGTAGCAGAATAATTGCTACTACACGCATTGCCAATGTAGCCAAGTCATGTTGTTCTAACTCATGTGGTCGGCTCTATCAAATGCTACCTTTGAATGATGGTGATTCCCGAATATTGTTCTTTAAGAGAATTTTTGACTCAGAAAGCTCCTTCCCTCCTCAACTAGAAAAGGTTTCAGCTAGGATCTTAAAAAAATGTGGTGGTCTGCCATTGGCTATAATTACCATTGCGAGTTTGCTAGCCAATAAACCTCAAAACGCAGATGAATGGGAGAGACTCCAAGATTCCATTGGTGCAGGTCTTTCATATGAGAGTGATGATGGTGGAAAGG AGGACGCGGAAATCTCGTGTGAAGAACTGAAATGGAAATGGATAGCCGAAGGGTTTATTACTTCAAAACAGGGAAATTTGTATCAAGAAGCAGAGAGTTGTTTTAATGAACTTGTCAACAGAAGCATGATCCAGATAGTTGATGTTGACAGTTTTGAAGAGAAATATTGTCAGGTTCATGATATGGTGCGTGACCTTATAATTTCTCGGTCAACTGAAGAGAATTTTGCCACTGTTTTGAATGGTGTGTGCAATTCATTGCCAACCAAGATGCGTCGACTCTCCCTGCAATCTAGTGGGCTTGAACAGAAAGGGGCAATCCAAGCCATCATAAGAAGTAAGTTACATGTTCGCTCATTTAATGTGTTTGAAGAAACAAAGGATATACCACCACTTGTGGACTTCCTATCCTTGCGTGTGTTTGATATATACAGGGATTATTCATCGTGGGAAAACAAGCATATAAGAAATATAGGAAGTTTCTACCAACTGAGGTATTTGAGGATGAGCGGACTAGGAATCACAGAGCTTCCTGCAGATATTGGAAAGCTACAGAACTTAGAGACACTTGATTTGCGGGGAAGTCGTATTAGAAGACTGCCATCAACAATAGCCCAGCTACAGAAACTGGTACGCCTATTGATTGACAACGATGACTTTGTGTTTTCTGCTGATATGTTTGGGAACATGCGAGCCCTGGAGGAAGTGTCAGATATCTATAAAGTTGACAACCCTGAAATTTTTTTGGAAGAGTTTGGACATCTAACAAAATTGAGAAAGATTTCGATGAGTAGGTTATGGGGGTGGTGGCGTGTGAATTTTGGGAATGTTAAATGCTATCGAGAAGCACTGGGGTCGTCTCTAAACAAGTTGGGTAAATACAGCCTTCAGTATCTTCATACTAACGGAGATATGGGAAACATTATATTCAGGGATCCATGTTGCACCTTTCCACACCTCCAAGATCTTAAACTGGTGCATGACATGGAAAGGATTCCCAAGGGAATGGCCTCCCTAACCAATACCGTGAAATTGGAGATAGCAGTCACACAATTTGATGAAGAAGGTCTCCACATTCTCATGGGTATGCCTTCTCTGGCCTATCTCCAGCTAACGGTAGGGTTTCGTGGCACCATGAGTCCCATGACTGTTAGTAGTAACGGATTCAAGCTCCTAGAGGTGTTCCACTTCCACTGTAACATATCATACGGAGAAGTGGGGATAGAATTTGCAGCAGGTGCTATGACAGCACTCCGGCGGCTCCATCTTTCCTGGCGCGCAAGGCTAGTTAGGTTGAGGTCTAGTGATGATGTTGGCATGGGCATCCAGCATCTTTCAAGCCTTATGCAACTCCAGGTCGAAACTTGGTGTGTTGGTGCAACTCTAGAGGAGGTGGAGGCCCTAGAGGGTCCCGTTGAAAAAGCAGTCACCTTGCATCCCAACCGTCAGACTCTTCAACTCCATCTCCATAGAAAAGATGAACATCTTATGTTCAAGGACGAGGAGGAAAGGAAGAGGGGAAGGCCCGCTGGTTTCTTCATTCCTTTGGCCATGTTGGAGGAGAATGCGCTAGAG CAAGAAGATCAAGTGATCTGA